Genomic DNA from Actinomycetes bacterium:
GAGGTCGTGCCCGGCGTGAGCCCGGCGATCGCCGCGCCGGCGTATGCCGGGATCCCCCTGACGGACGCGCGCACGCACGCGGTGCACGTCGTCTCGGCCGAGGGGGTCCACGACTTCTCGGCGCACGCAGACCCGTCGACCACCGTCGTGGTCGTCTCGTCAGTGGCCGACGTGGACACCGTGGTCAAGGAGCTCCTGCGGGCCGGACGCGACCCGAACACCCCCTCGGCGGTCATCCGGATGGGCACCACCACCGAGCAGCGCACGGTGACCGCCGCCCTGGAGGACCTGCCGTCGGCGGCGCGGGCCGCGAAGCTGGCGCAGCCGGTGGTCACGGTCGTCGGGCCGACGGTGGCCCACCGAGAGACCCTGTCCTGGTTCGAGACGAAGCCGCTCTTCGGGTGGCGCGTGCTCGTACCGCGGACCAGGGAGCAGGCCGGAGAGCTCTCCGCCCGGCTGCGCCGCCACGGCGCGGTCCCCGACGAGGTCCCGACCATCTCGGTGGAGCCGCCGCGTGCCCCGCAGCAGATGGACCGCGCCATCCAGGGCCTGGTCTCCGGGCGCTACCTGTGGGTCGCGTTCACCTCGGTCAACGCCGTGCGCGCCATCCGCGAGAAGTTCGAGGAGTACGGGCTCGACGCCCGCGCCTTCGCCGGCATCAAGGTGGCCGCGGTGGGCGAGCAGACCGCCGCGGCGCTGCTCGCGTTCGGCGTGCGACCGGACCTGGTCCCGGCCGGGGAGCAGTCCTCGGCGGGGCTGCTGGAGGACTGGCCGGAGTACGACCGCCAGCTGGATCCGCTGGACCGGGTGTTCCTGCCGCGTGCCGACATCGCCACCGAGACTCTCGCCGCCGGTCTGGTCGAGCTGGGCTGGGAGGTCGACGACGTGACGGCGTACCGGACGGTCCGTGCCGCGCCCCCACCGGCCGCGACCAGGGACGCCATCAAGACGGGTGGCTTCGACGCCGTCGTCTTCACCTCCTCCTCCACGGTGCGCAACCTGGTCGGCATCGCCGGCAAGCCGCACGCCACGACGGTCATCGCCTGCATCGGCCCGCAGACCGCGAAGACGGCCGAGGAGCACGGCCTTCGCGTCGACGTCCTGGCCGACAAGCCCTCGGTGGTCGGCCTGGCGGATGCGCTGGCGGCGTACGGGGCCGCGCAGCGCCTCTCGGCGCTCGAAGCCGGCGAGGTGACCTGGCGTCCCTCCCAGCGGCGCGGCAACGCACGGCGCAAGGCGACCTGAGTTGTCAGACGTCGCGGGCGCCGGAGCGCACGCAACGCCGGACAGCTTCCCGGCGTTGCGCGGCCGGCGGTTGCGGCGTACGGCCGCCTTGCGGCGGCTCGTCGCGCAGACGGCGCTGGACCCCGGCGACCTCGTGCTGCCCCTGTTC
This window encodes:
- a CDS encoding bifunctional uroporphyrinogen-III C-methyltransferase/uroporphyrinogen-III synthase produces the protein MPSSNRRKKPPVGSVTFVGAGPGDPALLTLRAVEALAQADAVVLDTQAREQFLVHARPDVLVLDAAQGPDGLPLGRRTKLVVDAAKAGHAVVRLVDGDPGLFGGLAEEAAACVKANVPFEVVPGVSPAIAAPAYAGIPLTDARTHAVHVVSAEGVHDFSAHADPSTTVVVVSSVADVDTVVKELLRAGRDPNTPSAVIRMGTTTEQRTVTAALEDLPSAARAAKLAQPVVTVVGPTVAHRETLSWFETKPLFGWRVLVPRTREQAGELSARLRRHGAVPDEVPTISVEPPRAPQQMDRAIQGLVSGRYLWVAFTSVNAVRAIREKFEEYGLDARAFAGIKVAAVGEQTAAALLAFGVRPDLVPAGEQSSAGLLEDWPEYDRQLDPLDRVFLPRADIATETLAAGLVELGWEVDDVTAYRTVRAAPPPAATRDAIKTGGFDAVVFTSSSTVRNLVGIAGKPHATTVIACIGPQTAKTAEEHGLRVDVLADKPSVVGLADALAAYGAAQRLSALEAGEVTWRPSQRRGNARRKAT